In Lactuca sativa cultivar Salinas chromosome 5, Lsat_Salinas_v11, whole genome shotgun sequence, the DNA window GCGACAAAAGAGAAGAAGCAGATGGTGGTGGTCAGTGTGCGAAGGGGAAGAAGCAACCGGCCGGTGTGAGGAGGGGTAAGGAAATAAAGCCGATGATGTTTGTTGTGGATAAAGAAGACGATGTCTTCAAGAAATAAGTAAAAATGGGTATTTAGGCTAAAAAGATAATTGTCCCATGATTTAAGTAACATAAATGctatttatttttaactattaaaatAGTTATATATAAAATTCCACAATTACCCTTAATATATTGATTGGTCTAAAGTTAATCATACGTTCATACAATATTTAAAATTCATATATGAATCTAACTcactctctctttatatatatatttatatatatatatatatatatatatatatatatatatatatatatatatatatatatatatatatataaaagtcgtTCTTTTCAGTTTTTAATACcgttaaaaacaaaacatttatCATTTcttatattaatttgaaatcaacACATTATCATCAACTTCCTTATAAATCAATAAACTTCAGTAGAATTTTTCATTCACTGATAAAAACTAAATACAATGTTAGACATTAAGTATAATCCAAATCATGTTTAAATTCATTACAACTTTACATACTAGAACTTAATAAACATAAACAAGAAAGAGtactaaataaatgtttttacttAGAGGTTAATAAACACAAAAAGTATTAAATTGATATGGTAAATTAGAGAGGTGTGTATTAGCAACGGTGTTATTGGGTGTTATTGCATGTTATAACATGTGAACACCGTCCCCCTTCCCCGTTACCACCATAACATGTTATAacgtgtgtgtttttttttttttttttttttttttttcattttcctaATAACATGGTGTGGGTGTTGCCCACACCTACCAGTCTTATAAATGGTTTTaactttaatataaatataaatataaagatAAGTATAGGTTTGATTAAAAATGACTATGTTGTCATTATGTATAATATATAAAGTTTTATGTtgctttgataaaaaaaaattatataatattttaaactatataataaaataaaattagttaaaaataatttAACAGCCTTTAAgcgctttatatatatatatatatatatatatatatatatatatatatatatatatatatatatatatatatatatatatatatatatatatatatatatatatatatattaataattgcTATTTTTTAGTATTCATAATTAAATTGTATTATTAATTAAAGACCATGTTGGTTTTTTAtccataaataaatatatattgttaataaagtcattttcattaaaaATCTAGAAacttaaaatatataattaacgGATAGTTAATGGTATCAATTccaaaataaagtattttatataagatGGACCATCGAGCTTTATATATCGTTcgattaaatttaatttaaattttagttGATTTTGAAAATTATCTTTATTCGAGTATTGGGTGAACAAattgatagttttttttttcttatttaactTTTAAAAGCAAAATGATTATATATtacaatttttgaaaataaaaataatattgtttatttaaattttatcAAACAACATCAGTTCttatttaaaatgttataaaatcATCAAATATTTTGTTCTCTAAAATGTGTATGTATATTATTTTAACATTTATATAAGATGttgtattttcaaattaaataaatgaCATTAAAGTCATATCATATATACAATGGTTACAACGAAGGTAAATAAATGATATAGTTGTGTGTGATTACAAAATCCATCGACATATATAAAAATCTTCTAAAAATGTCATATTCTTtctataaactaatatatatatatatatatatatatatatatatatatatatatatatatatatatatatatatatatatatatatatatatatatatatatatataggtgaaaTATAATAACAAATTCATGAGGTGGTGATTTATTTCTATATATCCACCCAAATGAGTTTTTACACATGGTTAATTATGCATAAAAGTTTCTTAGATAAAAAAAGAAATGATCATTTTAAATGTTTATGAATATATGATTAAGAAATTTAAAAAACATTGTTgacaaaaaaactattttttagctATGTAAGTATAACATACACAACGtgtgggtatatatatatatatatatatatatatatatatatatatatatatatatatatatatatataaagagagagagagagagaggctccgGTCACTGTGATGATTCATTTTAATGTGAGGACTCGTAAGAACACtttaaaaaaaacctaaaaaaaatacaaatcataaaatcgagcatagatctatgtcctggagaaaaaattgatttttttttgcattcttaaaattgatccatgattcaattttaaaattttattttgcatcattatgatctatgattcaattttaatgatccattttttttcaactttttttcctggagatagatctatgcttagttttatgatttgtatttttttagatttttttttcaatttttttaaagtgtactcactttaaaatgagtcatcacccgatctctctctctctctctctctctctctctctctctatatatatatatatatatatatatatatatatatatatatatatatatatatatatatatatgagtactTTCAAATACATATCCTTTCCCAAAATTAAAGTTGGTAATACAAACGTATTACTCATTTCTTCATTTATTGTTTCAATATGGTATCCATTTTTGCTGGTATCCttaaagaagagaaaagaaaagaaaaaaagtaaataaagaaaagaaaaaaagaagaaattTGTATTTTGTGCTCCTGAGTTGAAGATAAATAGAAGGAGAGTtaaacattttgttctttctttccaaatccttcCAAATCGGAATGAAAATTAGGAGAGAAAGTGATCATTTCATTTCCTTCCACTtcttcctttaatgaaactcgggagtaACAATTTGTTTTATTTTCCCTCACTTCCAactatttcttttcttttctctccttaagtTGAATTCGGGAGCGGGGTATAAATTTTGATGAGTTTTCTTAGATTTGCGAGAAAATAATGCATCATTAATCTGAAACTTTATTCCTCCGGAAACTAATTGAGAAATATATCTCTTATTTAGTATGGTGTGTGCAGTTGCAATATCCACCAGACATATATCGTCATGGTTGTCCGTTATGTGAGACATATATGTTTATGGTTGTCCATCATGTGAACGAAAAAATCCATTTTCTACAATTTGTATTTTCGTGATTGTGAATTTCTTATAGCTAATTAAAAAccatcatataatcatataaaaaacACATAATTGTATGATATTTTGCAAAAATAAATGATGTAATTCAAACTAATAcatcttatttataaatttataaatttatctTGAGGTTATTTCATTGGTAACACCGATAAATTGCCATCTTAAGAAACAAAACTTGTTTCTATCTTTTTCCCTTTGTTCTTGGGAGATTTTTGTTAAAGCTCCATGCATGATGAGGTGTTTCTTCATACGACAGGTATGGGACCATTTATTCTTGCCTCCAAACTATAGCAAATACTTGTCATAGCTCCTTTAgcttttccatttttttttcaaTGTCATTCATATCTCACTTATCATGTCAGTCTGGTGTTCTTttgtgtttttaaaataaaatcaccgTGATATTTTCCTCAACCACATCCATAAATATATCCACATCCACCACTATATCCATGACCTCCACGACAATCGCGAACACGATCACACTTATTAGGATTATGAGctatcaaaaagaaaataaagttgaACCATTTAGACGGGCTTTTTGATACCAAAAAGCTCGTTTAAATGGTTCAAATTTATTGTATTACCACTCAACTATTAAAAAACCCTACAAAAtctataaaactatattttctatcttttacttatcaaataattAAGCAacatttgtttttgtttgttttttgctTTTGATAGCTTGTAGGTGGACTACAAAGTGTGGCTGGGTTAAGCAACAATGAGGGGAGCCTTTACGCAACGGTTGACCTAGAAAAAGCTAGAGTGGGCCGAACCCGGATGCTGGAACACGACTCAAACCCACGATGGTACGAGTCATTCCACATCTACTGTTCCCACATGGCTTCCAATGTCATCTTTACAGTCAAAGAAGATGACCCAATAAGCGCAACTTTAATTGGCCGTGCCTACATCCCAGTTATCAAAGTCCTTAAAGAAGACGTAATTGATGAATGGCTCGAAATTTTGGATGAGGATGGCAAACCGATCCGCGGGGATTCGAAAATCCACGTAAAGGTACAATTCTTTGCAGTCGAACGGGAATACCAATGGTGTCGAGGGATACAAAGCGTAAAATTCCCTGGGGTACCCTTCACGTACTTTCCACAAAGAAACGGATGTAGGGTTACACTTTATCAAGACGCACACTTACCCGATAATTTTACCCCAAAAATTCCGTTAAGTGGAGACAAGTACTACGAACCACACCGATGTTGGGAAGACGTTTTTGAtgcgattacgaatgcgaaacaCTTGATTTATATAGCGGGGTGGTCCGTTTACACGGAAATCACTTTAGTTAGGGATTTAAGAAGGCCGAGGCCCGACATGGATATGACACTTGGTGAATTGCTAAAGAAAAAGGCGAGTGAGGGTGTTCGGGTGTTGATGCTTGTTTGGGATGACCGAACTTCCGAAGGGCTGATTGAAAATGGGCTCATGGCAACCCACGACGAGGACACAGGGAAATACTTTCGTGACTCCGAAGTAAATTGTGTATTGTGTCCTCGAAACCCGGATGATGGACATAGTCTTGTTGAAAACATCGAGATTTCCTTGATATTCACTCATCATCAAAAGATTGTGGTTGTCGATGCTCCGTTGCCTAATGTCGACAATGAGAAGCGGCGCATAGTGAGTTATATAGGCGGAATCGATCTCTGCGATGGACGTTACGATACACCATACCATTCCCTTTTCCGAACACTTGATTCCGCCCACCATGATGATTTCCACCAACCTAATTTCCCTAATTCATCGGTGGAGAAAGGTGGACCTCGGGAACCCTGGCATGACATCCATTGCAAGCTTGAAGGTCCAATCGCGTGGGATGTGTTATTTAATTTTGAGCAGCGGTGGCTCAAGCAAGGAGGAGAGGATTTACTGAACGATGTAAATGATCTTAGTCAAGTCATAATCCCTCCGTCGCCTGTCGTGTTACCAGATGACCAGGAGAGATGGAACGTTCAGTTGTTCCGGTCAATTGATGGTGGTGCTGCCTTTGGGTTCCCTGATAAACCCGAAGATGCTGCACGTGTTGGGTTGATAAGCGGAAAAGATAGCATTATTGACCGGAGCATTCAAGACGCATACATCAACGCCATCCGCCGAGCAAAAAACTTCATCTACATGGAAAACCAGTACTTTCTGGGAAGCTCATTCGACTGGAACTCAAAGGACATTAAAGATGAAGACATCAACGCCTTACATCTAATCCCGAAAGAACTGTCACGTAAAATCGTGAGCAAAATCGAAGCTGGAGAGGACTTCCGGGTGTACGTCGTCCTGCCAATGTGGCCGGAGGGTGAGCCAGAGAGTGCATCGGTACAAGCCATACTAGACTGGCAAAGAAGAACGATGCAGTTGATGTATTGTGATATCGTTCTGGCTCTGAAAGTGAAACACATCGTGGCAAACCCCAGGGATTATTTGACATTCTTTTGCCTCGGCAACCGGGAAATCAAGAAACCTGACGAATATATACCACCGGAGAAGCCTGACAAGGATAGTAATTACCAGAGAGCTCAAGATGCACGGCGGTACATGATCTACGTACATGCCAAGATGATGATCGGTAAGTGATACTAATCTTCTCACTCAATCTCATACTCTTTTTTCACTGTTTAATGCGAGAATTATTGGTGATTTTGCAGTTGATGACGAGTACATAATCGTCGGATCAGCGAATATCAACCAGAGATCGCTGGACGGAGCTCGAGATACTGAGATAGCAATGGGGGCGTTTCAGCCGTGTCATCTATCAAAAACACAGCCGGCGAGGGGTCAGATTCATGGGTTCAGGATGTCATTGTGGTACGAGCATATGGGGCTTCTTGACGACTCTTTTTCATATCCGGAGCGCTTGGATTGCATCCGAAAGGTGAACCAGATATCGGTGAATTACTGGGATCTTTTTAGTTCCGAGACGTTCGACCATGATCTGCCGGGGCACCTACTAAGTTACCCTATCCGAGTCATGGACGAGGGAGAGGTGACGGAGCTGCCGGGGTTTGAGTACTTCCCGGACACAAATGCGAGGGTTCTGGGTACCTATGTGGGTTACTTGCCTCCGATTCTAACTACTTGAGAAAAATGGAGTATAGGATTGGGGTGTTGTTGCGAACAGGTATAAATGGAATAAAATACCCTTTCATTAAACAGAGAAAGTGCGACGATTGTCATGTGTCTATTCCTGTTTGTGGTTTGTTTTTCCATGTGTCTATTCCTGTTTATGGTTTGTTTTTTCTTTGTAATTTTTACTTTTCATGTTTTACGTTATTACGAGTGTGATGAGTTCCAAGTATTGTTTTATGTAATATGTATCTTTGAAAttgaaataaaacaaataatGAATATGAGTTTGAGTTTAAGTGTTCttccttaattatttttttaaacattccaGTTTCTTTCAAGATTtactaatttttaaaaatttactatttttttttataattatagcattttaaaatatatatatatatatatatatatatatatatatatatatatatatatatatatatatatatatatatattaaaattcatgttttctaatttttttttaaaaaatgttgtttttttttttaaattgaaaattattatttttataagaaagaacaaataagaaaatttaatatattatgttaatttttagatatttttaatactattttcaataacacaaaaaatta includes these proteins:
- the LOC111887184 gene encoding phospholipase D alpha 1, with product MAQILLHGTLHATIFEVDNLKSNLLDKLVGGLQSVAGLSNNEGSLYATVDLEKARVGRTRMLEHDSNPRWYESFHIYCSHMASNVIFTVKEDDPISATLIGRAYIPVIKVLKEDVIDEWLEILDEDGKPIRGDSKIHVKVQFFAVEREYQWCRGIQSVKFPGVPFTYFPQRNGCRVTLYQDAHLPDNFTPKIPLSGDKYYEPHRCWEDVFDAITNAKHLIYIAGWSVYTEITLVRDLRRPRPDMDMTLGELLKKKASEGVRVLMLVWDDRTSEGLIENGLMATHDEDTGKYFRDSEVNCVLCPRNPDDGHSLVENIEISLIFTHHQKIVVVDAPLPNVDNEKRRIVSYIGGIDLCDGRYDTPYHSLFRTLDSAHHDDFHQPNFPNSSVEKGGPREPWHDIHCKLEGPIAWDVLFNFEQRWLKQGGEDLLNDVNDLSQVIIPPSPVVLPDDQERWNVQLFRSIDGGAAFGFPDKPEDAARVGLISGKDSIIDRSIQDAYINAIRRAKNFIYMENQYFLGSSFDWNSKDIKDEDINALHLIPKELSRKIVSKIEAGEDFRVYVVLPMWPEGEPESASVQAILDWQRRTMQLMYCDIVLALKVKHIVANPRDYLTFFCLGNREIKKPDEYIPPEKPDKDSNYQRAQDARRYMIYVHAKMMIVDDEYIIVGSANINQRSLDGARDTEIAMGAFQPCHLSKTQPARGQIHGFRMSLWYEHMGLLDDSFSYPERLDCIRKVNQISVNYWDLFSSETFDHDLPGHLLSYPIRVMDEGEVTELPGFEYFPDTNARVLGTYVGYLPPILTT